One window from the genome of Motilibacter peucedani encodes:
- a CDS encoding methyl-accepting chemotaxis protein: MTKFRAVFANRPIAVRVLAAVVLSAIATLAVGVVSFQKLSAERDAARNIKSQGATALRQIADLRATSLRVQNAATAADFVPTGDDSLVKAYAAAVSGLDASLAKTAPTVAGTPYEAPFAQFTSAWNAYKTAESGVSTAVKNKDMAAVSDVYTKQMLPAIQGMDKAIDGLFATTDASINASVGQAEGAYSAGRTWILVLSLLGSALAVVVGFFVARGIVGPLGRVRRSLEAMAQGDLTVSADVSSTDELGTMARSLDAAQAGVREVVSAVATSASAVAAAAGQMASTSRSIAASAQETSEQAAAVSAAAEQVSLNVATVSTGSEEMGASISEIAHNANEAARVAAVAVDVAQATNVTVGKLGDSSAEIGNVVKVITTIAQQTNLLALNATIEAARAGEAGKGFAVVANEVKELAQETARATEDIARRVESIQVDTAGAVSAIGEISEVIRQINDFQVTIATAVEEQTATTQEMNRNATQAAGSSGEIASNISRVAAASAETTDGVTQSQVAVSELNRMAGDLQSMVSTFRY; the protein is encoded by the coding sequence GTGACCAAGTTCCGAGCCGTGTTCGCCAACCGGCCCATCGCGGTCCGCGTCCTCGCGGCCGTCGTGCTCAGCGCCATCGCGACGCTGGCCGTGGGTGTCGTGAGCTTCCAGAAGCTGTCCGCCGAGCGCGACGCCGCCCGCAACATCAAGTCGCAGGGCGCCACCGCGCTGCGCCAGATCGCCGACCTGCGCGCCACCAGCCTGCGCGTGCAGAACGCCGCTACGGCAGCCGACTTCGTGCCCACCGGCGACGACAGCCTCGTGAAGGCCTACGCCGCTGCGGTCTCCGGCCTCGACGCGAGCCTGGCGAAGACCGCCCCGACGGTGGCCGGCACGCCCTACGAGGCGCCCTTCGCCCAGTTCACCAGCGCGTGGAACGCCTACAAGACCGCCGAGAGCGGCGTGTCGACGGCGGTCAAGAACAAGGACATGGCGGCCGTCAGCGACGTCTACACCAAGCAGATGCTGCCCGCGATCCAGGGCATGGACAAGGCGATCGACGGCCTGTTCGCCACCACCGACGCCAGCATCAACGCCTCGGTCGGGCAGGCCGAGGGTGCCTACAGCGCCGGCCGCACCTGGATCCTCGTGCTCTCGCTGCTGGGCAGCGCGCTGGCCGTCGTGGTCGGCTTCTTCGTCGCCCGCGGCATCGTCGGACCGCTCGGCCGCGTCCGCCGCTCGCTCGAGGCCATGGCGCAGGGTGACCTGACCGTCAGCGCCGACGTCTCGTCGACCGACGAGCTCGGCACCATGGCGCGCTCGCTCGACGCGGCCCAGGCCGGCGTCCGCGAGGTCGTCTCGGCCGTCGCCACCTCCGCCTCCGCCGTCGCGGCGGCCGCCGGCCAGATGGCCAGCACCTCGCGCAGCATCGCCGCCTCGGCCCAGGAGACCTCGGAGCAGGCCGCCGCGGTGTCCGCGGCCGCCGAGCAGGTCTCGCTCAACGTCGCCACCGTCTCCACCGGCTCGGAGGAGATGGGCGCCTCGATCAGCGAGATCGCGCACAACGCCAACGAGGCCGCCCGCGTGGCCGCCGTCGCGGTCGACGTCGCCCAGGCGACCAACGTCACGGTCGGCAAGCTCGGCGACTCCTCGGCCGAGATCGGCAACGTCGTCAAGGTCATCACCACGATCGCCCAGCAGACCAACCTGCTCGCGCTCAACGCCACCATCGAGGCCGCCCGCGCCGGCGAGGCCGGCAAGGGCTTCGCGGTCGTCGCGAACGAGGTCAAGGAGCTCGCGCAGGAGACCGCGCGCGCCACCGAGGACATCGCCCGCCGCGTCGAGTCCATCCAGGTAGACACCGCCGGCGCCGTCTCGGCCATCGGTGAGATCTCCGAGGTCATCCGCCAGATCAACGACTTCCAGGTCACCATCGCCACCGCGGTCGAGGAGCAGACGGCCACGACCCAGGAGATGAACCGCAACGCCACCCAGGCGGCGGGCAGCTCCGGCGAGATCGCGAGCAACATCTCGCGCGTCGCCGCCGCCTCGGCGGAGACGACCGACGGCGTCACGCAGTCGCAGGTCGCGGTCTCTGAGCTCAACCGGATGGCCGGCGACCTGCAGTCGATGGTCTCGACCTTCCGCTACTAG